Genomic window (Primulina eburnea isolate SZY01 chromosome 8, ASM2296580v1, whole genome shotgun sequence):
TTAGTTTTAAACGCATAGATCAAAAATAGAATATATAGCTTCGATTTTGTATGATCAATTTGCATCACCTCTACTCTCAACTGCACGTTTTCTGCGCGCAGTCGACGTTCTGTGTCGGACATTTCTCGTAAAACAGGGCCGCCACAACTAGCACATGCTGCATTCTTGAGATGCTCCATGTGACTCCAGTTTTCGACTTTGAGTCTTTCGTTTTCTGCACGGAGCTGCATGTTTTCTAGGTGGCCATGTTGAGCCTAATCAAAATGAAATCAAGAAATTAGCATTTGAATATGAAAATAATCCAAGTTGATACGGTTTCTGACCTTCAGTTGCGTGCGCTTGTTTTGGAACCAATACCTCACTTGCTGCAGCTCCAAACCTAACTCAAGGCCCAGTGCTCTTCTTTGTCTGTAGTCGGGGTTTGGGCAATCTTTGAAAAACCTAAAACACATTTATTTTAGCACTACACATACATAAGATGAGAATGACCACTTTTCAACTACTTTTTTAAAGTAAAAACTATTAGAAAGTTCTTCAACcaaatttttatatgtgatcaaaataatttaacataagaTTTATAAATCATCTTACGATTCCAGCTCTTGGATCTGATGCTGGTTGTGCCGCCTTCTTTTTGGTTGTTGAACTTCTTCCTCTCCACTCAAGTTAAGGTCGAATTGGTGAACAGCTTTCTCCGCCATTATCCTTCTTGTAAACAATCTGAAACTTGCAAATCATTTTCCTTTAAGGTAATTTCAGTTAACATTTCAAGATTTAAAGGAGTTAAATATAATACAATAATTAGTATTGCAAACtaagaaaaaaaatgtttaaaggaggtcaatataatattttaatatcacAAAAATAAGATAAAGAAATTgtagtaaatatatttatagatctttttaaataataataagtaaAGATTTAATATATTTCATGATGCTGAATTGGGAAAGATTATCCGGGAATTTTGTCAATGAGGGGGCCAGATTATTAACTTGAAATTGCAAAAAAGAAAttgaaaattttcaattttactCTTTTATATGGTCAAATTGGATCTTTATTCATGATTtaatcttcaatttattttgtaatttaaataatttttcatcATCTGCATTATGTGAGTGACACCAAAAATCATTTCAGTATCACGTTGGTGTCATATCAACACCAGtcagaaaaaaataattaaacgaAAGATTTTATGACCTTGTGAAGCTACGATGAGATTTGTAACTTGAATAGCCTTTTAATCTA
Coding sequences:
- the LOC140837692 gene encoding homeobox-leucine zipper protein ROC7-like, which translates into the protein MAEKAVHQFDLNLSGEEEVQQPKRRRHNQHQIQELESFFKDCPNPDYRQRRALGLELGLELQQVRYWFQNKRTQLKAQHGHLENMQLRAENERLKVENWSHMEHLKNAACASCGGPVLREMSDTERRLRAENVQLRVEIDRFSEIAAQYIGKPVAASDNIPHSTAP